A stretch of DNA from Rhodospirillaceae bacterium:
TCCGTCGCCAATTGATTGGCGAGGCTGACATAGTGGCCGGCGCTATCTGCAATCAGTTCACTGATACCCATGGTTTTATAAAAGGCATAAGTGACCCGGTCGCGCAGGTACTTGTCTGGCCATGTGACAATGGGAACCCCCAAGGCAAAAGTTTCAGCCGTCGAGTTGCCGCCGCTGAAATATACCGGATCGAGAATCACATCGGCTGAGCGGACCAGACACAGAAAGTCGGCCATCTTCATACGCGGCAGGAAGACAACCCGGTCCAGAACATCGGGGAAGGTCTTGGCAAACCTTTCACGAAGCAGCCTTTCCTTACTTGGGTAACGACCGGCCAGAAGGACCAGACGGCCCACCGGATCGCCGCGCAAAATATCCCCCAAAATGGCGTCAAAACCGGGATGAAATTTGAACAGGGTTTGCGGACACAAATAAATATTTTCATCGTCAGACAAGCCATGGCTGGCCCGTGTATCGGTCACATCAGGAATTTCAGGGCGATAGTAGTAAGTTGGCGGATGGGCCAGGCGAACCAGTGTTTCGCTGTAATTATCCTGGGCGTTATCGGTTTCCAGATCCATGGAGGAAACAAAATAATCGATATTGGGAATCCCGGTCGACATGGGATGGCCCCAACTCGTCACCTGAACCGGGGCGAGGCGGGCAAAGGCAAGAAAGTAGGTAAAGGTATCCATGCCGATGTCGGGATAGTACAGCAGATCGAGGGCTTCATCGGCTATGACAGCCCTGGCGCTTTCCAGATTTTGAGGAAGAGTTACAACCTTGGCCGCAACGCTTTCGATGGCTTCGGACATATGATCGGATTTTCGCGATGTGCGGAAGATCACCACCTCGAATTTTTCAGAATCAAGATGTTCAAAAATGCCACGGCACAGCTTGCCAATTGTGTGGTCGTAAAAATGATATGATATGAAACCGATTCTGTATTTACCGTCCGGGCTTTGCGAGCCAGATAACTTGCCCTGCCAGTCCAGTGACGGGCACAGCTTCAAATACATCTCGGCAATTTTCCGGGTCAAGGGAACATCATTGGCGTTGTGATAGGCCAGATAGAACCCGGTAATACCGGCTTCCCCGTCTGGCTCTTTCAAGGAACCACCCGTGGCGATCAGGTCTTCGACGCTTTCCATGACGTGTGCGCGTGCCTGTTCAATATCCTCCAGCGACGCAGGAATAATCGGCAAAGCCAGCGCCCGCTTGACTTTAATCCCGGTATTTTGCGGATCACAGCTGATCGCCTTGTCATAGGTGGACAGGGCATCCTGAAAAAAACCGGCACTGACCTGGGCGTGAGCCAACGCACACAGCGCCCTGATATAATCCGGCTGAAGTTCCAGGGCGCGCCGAAAACATGTCTCGGCT
This window harbors:
- a CDS encoding tetratricopeptide repeat protein, with product MNPKEMPQHLVVMLETAIDHQSAGRMNEAAALYQQVLQIDPANTFANHLFGVMHVHAGQAQTGVTLIETALKGDPENPEILNNLSSALIGAGRKDDALAAARRALEHKPDYPEALNTLGRLLVDAGQYGEAEQSIRRAIDLKPELLAAHNNLGNALLGLERLDEAEESFRRALELSPNYPDGLNNLGCLLARQGKIDEAEQSFRRVLELAPESVDGLNNLGNLFMVDDRTVEAEECYRHALTVALDNPKVLTNLGDALQHLERIEEAETCFRRALELQPDYIRALCALAHAQVSAGFFQDALSTYDKAISCDPQNTGIKVKRALALPIIPASLEDIEQARAHVMESVEDLIATGGSLKEPDGEAGITGFYLAYHNANDVPLTRKIAEMYLKLCPSLDWQGKLSGSQSPDGKYRIGFISYHFYDHTIGKLCRGIFEHLDSEKFEVVIFRTSRKSDHMSEAIESVAAKVVTLPQNLESARAVIADEALDLLYYPDIGMDTFTYFLAFARLAPVQVTSWGHPMSTGIPNIDYFVSSMDLETDNAQDNYSETLVRLAHPPTYYYRPEIPDVTDTRASHGLSDDENIYLCPQTLFKFHPGFDAILGDILRGDPVGRLVLLAGRYPSKERLLRERFAKTFPDVLDRVVFLPRMKMADFLCLVRSADVILDPVYFSGGNSTAETFALGVPIVTWPDKYLRDRVTYAFYKTMGISELIADSAGHYVSLANQLATDKEFHARMSKLIKDNAELFFENIKVVRELEDFMVAAIEAERKASDPVQWDGQVTTS